ACCACTCGGTTAATTCCTTCACAACAGTTAACCTTCCTGGCCAAAACTAGGCTCGTGTTCTGCATAGTGTATTCCTGACAAATTGGCAATGGCTCAATGGCATTAGCTGCTCACCACACCAATTGCAACGACGGCAGCGATCCATCCTCCACATGCGTGTGCCTGTGCTCCATCACTGTGCCAGCTCGCTGGACGCCAGATTTCAGCTCGTTTATTACAGTAATTGAAGTCTCTGAAGTCTGAACCCATAGCAGTCTGCAGAGCGCAACAGGAGCTGGCTGGTGGCCACACCTGATCTTCACCATGTGGACACCACGCCTCAGCGCGTCTCGGAGAAGACCGGAATTCGCCGTAGCAATTTCTTTGAAATGAACGGGGTTGTATCTTCTCCCGGAGAAAGTTCTACCCGAGTCATCGGGTTCCAATCTACTCTGAATGTGTCCAAAATAAGATGGCAACCTCTGATGTATGGCGCGAGAACAGATTATATCAGCATCTGCAACTTGAAGGCCGATCAAGGACAAGGAGGCACTGAGCACAAACTGCAGAAACAGACGTCAAAGGAGCTCATCTAGCCAATATACCGTTTGACCGTTCATTATTCATTCATTATTACGGTTCATATACTTGCTTGGATAATCCCCTGATCACGGGGCAAAGTATCCAGCAAAGAACACATGAGCACGTCATTAATTATGTACTCATCCGTCTACTAATACTATAGAATTTTCTACGAGGATAAATATATTAACAAATAATTAAAATTGCCTAAGAAAATGCTACTGTAGTAGTAGAGAGAAATATCAACAGCTCAGAAAAACACGGAGAAATCGCCATCTTTTGACGGATCCACCCTCCGCTCACCGTCGCCGCCCGTGACGCCCACGTCAGGGGAAgccttcttctcgtcatcaaccgCCGCCGCGGCGGCCTCGCCGTCCTTGGCCGCGAACGTCTCGCGCACGACCTTCTCGACGTCGAGCACCTCgccgtcctccccctcgtcgtcaCGGGACGCCGGGTCGGGGATGTAGGGCGGGCGGGCGACGCGGAGGATGCGGTCCCAGTCGACGCCGCGGAAGAAGGCGTGTGCCTTGATCCCGCGCGCGCCGATGCGCTTGGCCGGGTCCTTCTCGAGGAGGCGCGCGATGAGGTCCCGCAGGTCCGTCTTCTCGCCGACGAGCTCCGGCTGCTTGGTGAGCACGCGGTAGAAGGTCTCCTTGCGGTTCTGGCCCCGGAAGGGCGTGCGGCCGTAGAGCATCTCGTAGAGCACCACGCCGAGCCCCCACCAGTCGACGATGAAGTCGTGGCCGCTGCCGGCGATGATCTCCGGGGCCACGTAGTCCTCCGTGCCGACGAAGGAGTTGGACTTGGCCGCGGGGGTGCGCGAGGCGGTGGTGGTCGTGGAGGAGGAGGTCGTGGAGGAGGTTGATGAGGAGGTGGAGGCCGTCCGCGAggtcgacggcggcgacggcggcgagtcCGTCGGCGCGGCCGGGTTGGTTTTGGTTTTGGTTTTGGCGCTGGTGCTGGCCGAGCGGAACCGGAAGCACATGGCGGCGGGGGACCTCTTGCGGGTGAGCGACGGGGTGGTGGGGATGGGTGACGGTTTGGGGGCGGCGGAGGGTTCCGGCTCCGGCGGCGCGATGGGGAGCCGCGTGGAGAGGTCGAAGTCGACGAGCATGATGTGGCCGCTGTCCTGGATCATCACGTTCTCCGGCTTCAGGTCCCGGTACACGATCCCGATGCTGTGCAGGTACTCCAGCGCTAGGACCAGCTCCGCCGCGTAGAACCTGAGAATTGGGAATTATTTCATAACTGATCAGTTCTGCGATTATTGTTCTTAGCGCGTGGCGCAACGGCGTGACTGTGGGTTGATGGTTGATCAGAGAGCGGGCGCGTACCGTATGACGGAATCGGAGAACATCTTCTCGGTCTGGCGCCGTCGGAGGGAGTTGaggtcgccgccgccgcagcgGTCGATGGCGAAGCCGACGACGGCGTCGGTGGCGAGGACGCCGCGGAGGGCGGGGAGGAGCGGGTGGCGCAGGGCGAGGAGCACGTCGCGCTCGAACCAGATCCGGCGGTGCCCGtccccgccgccgctgccggccTTCTTGTGGCGCGCCGCCTCGCGCGACACCGCCTTGAGCGCCATGGCGGTGCCACCGCTGTCCTCGTCGCCGCCCTCCCCGGGCACGACGTGGAACACGACGCCCTTGGCGCCGCGGCCGAGGACGGACACCGCCCTGAGGTCCGCCAGCGTCAGCTGCCgcggctccggcggcggcgagagcGCCTCTGCCGTCATGGCCGCGAGGACGACGGCGGTGGCGAGATTGGAGTGGCGAGTGAGGGTTGGTGCCCGGGCCGCGCGAGGGGATGGGGATTTGTTGCGGTGCGATTTTGGTATTTTTCCCGAATTCGATTGGAGGCCTCTCCTGCTCGTTTGCTGCGTGGCGTTGGTTTTATGCGGCGGGCAAGGCTACGAGTACTCTTC
This region of Lolium perenne isolate Kyuss_39 chromosome 2, Kyuss_2.0, whole genome shotgun sequence genomic DNA includes:
- the LOC127335344 gene encoding serine/threonine-protein kinase OXI1; amino-acid sequence: MTAEALSPPPEPRQLTLADLRAVSVLGRGAKGVVFHVVPGEGGDEDSGGTAMALKAVSREAARHKKAGSGGGDGHRRIWFERDVLLALRHPLLPALRGVLATDAVVGFAIDRCGGGDLNSLRRRQTEKMFSDSVIRFYAAELVLALEYLHSIGIVYRDLKPENVMIQDSGHIMLVDFDLSTRLPIAPPEPEPSAAPKPSPIPTTPSLTRKRSPAAMCFRFRSASTSAKTKTKTNPAAPTDSPPSPPSTSRTASTSSSTSSTTSSSTTTTASRTPAAKSNSFVGTEDYVAPEIIAGSGHDFIVDWWGLGVVLYEMLYGRTPFRGQNRKETFYRVLTKQPELVGEKTDLRDLIARLLEKDPAKRIGARGIKAHAFFRGVDWDRILRVARPPYIPDPASRDDEGEDGEVLDVEKVVRETFAAKDGEAAAAAVDDEKKASPDVGVTGGDGERRVDPSKDGDFSVFF